One Candidatus Paceibacterota bacterium DNA window includes the following coding sequences:
- the groL gene encoding chaperonin GroEL (60 kDa chaperone family; promotes refolding of misfolded polypeptides especially under stressful conditions; forms two stacked rings of heptamers to form a barrel-shaped 14mer; ends can be capped by GroES; misfolded proteins enter the barrel where they are refolded when GroES binds) — MAKQILYKEEARKKLKEGADKLANAVKVTLGPKGRNVVLDKGFGSPTITNDGVNIAKDIELEDKVENLGAEIVKEVAEKTNDVAGDGTTTAVVLAQAIITEGLKNVEAGANPLALRKGIEKGVERIVEVLKRNSKKITSKEEIAQVAIISAEDEELGNLIAEVMQEIGKDGVITVEESKAFGIQKEIVKGLQFDRGYVSAYMITDTERMEAVFEDPYILITDKKISSIQEIVPVLEKVVQAGKKELVIIADDVDGEALATLVVNKLRGIFSTLAVKAPGFGDRRKEVLQDIAVVTGAEVISEEVGLKLENVELKQLGQARRVVSTKENTTIVEGKGEKDKIDARIKQIKKELETSESDFDKEKMQERLAKLVGGVAVIKVGAVTEIEQKAKQHKTEDALNATRAAVEEGIVPGGGVALIRTISSLDELKLEGDELTGLNILRRALESPIRQIAQNAGIDGAVVVQKVKEGKEGFGFNAQTMEYQDLLQSGIVDPVKVVRSALQNAASAVSMFLTTEVVVAEKPEKNKKEGPMMPMPEGF; from the coding sequence ATGGCAAAACAAATTCTATACAAAGAAGAAGCCAGGAAAAAATTAAAAGAAGGCGCAGATAAATTAGCCAATGCCGTCAAGGTGACTCTCGGGCCAAAGGGCAGAAACGTTGTTTTAGATAAAGGCTTCGGTTCTCCGACAATTACCAATGATGGAGTAAATATTGCTAAAGATATTGAGTTGGAAGACAAAGTGGAAAATTTGGGGGCGGAGATTGTTAAAGAAGTGGCTGAGAAAACCAATGATGTTGCCGGAGACGGCACAACCACAGCCGTTGTTTTAGCTCAAGCAATAATCACAGAGGGCTTAAAAAACGTGGAAGCTGGCGCTAATCCTTTAGCCTTAAGAAAGGGAATCGAAAAGGGAGTAGAAAGAATTGTTGAAGTTTTAAAGAGAAACTCAAAAAAGATTACCAGCAAAGAAGAAATAGCCCAGGTGGCAATCATTTCAGCTGAGGACGAGGAGCTTGGTAATTTGATTGCCGAAGTCATGCAGGAGATTGGTAAGGACGGAGTGATCACAGTTGAGGAATCAAAAGCTTTCGGCATCCAGAAGGAAATCGTCAAAGGCCTCCAATTTGATAGGGGCTATGTTTCCGCTTACATGATCACTGACACCGAGAGGATGGAAGCTGTTTTTGAAGACCCTTATATTTTAATTACCGACAAAAAGATTTCCTCGATCCAGGAGATCGTGCCGGTTCTGGAAAAAGTCGTTCAGGCAGGCAAAAAAGAATTAGTCATTATTGCTGACGATGTTGACGGTGAAGCTTTGGCTACCTTAGTCGTTAACAAGCTTCGTGGCATATTCAGCACTTTAGCAGTAAAAGCTCCTGGTTTTGGTGACAGAAGGAAAGAAGTTCTCCAGGACATTGCCGTAGTTACCGGAGCTGAAGTCATTTCAGAAGAAGTTGGCTTGAAGTTGGAGAATGTTGAATTAAAACAATTAGGTCAGGCAAGAAGAGTGGTTTCGACCAAAGAAAACACCACTATTGTTGAGGGTAAAGGAGAAAAAGACAAGATTGATGCCAGGATAAAGCAGATTAAAAAAGAATTGGAAACAAGCGAATCTGATTTTGACAAGGAAAAAATGCAAGAAAGACTGGCAAAGCTGGTCGGAGGAGTAGCAGTAATTAAAGTAGGAGCAGTGACTGAAATCGAACAGAAAGCTAAACAACACAAAACTGAAGACGCCCTTAACGCCACCAGAGCAGCAGTTGAAGAAGGGATAGTACCTGGCGGAGGCGTAGCCTTAATCAGAACAATATCTTCTTTAGATGAACTAAAACTGGAAGGAGATGAATTAACCGGACTAAATATTTTGAGAAGGGCTCTTGAATCTCCTATCCGTCAAATAGCCCAGAATGCCGGTATAGACGGAGCTGTAGTTGTCCAAAAAGTAAAAGAAGGCAAAGAAGGATTCGGTTTCAACGCCCAAACAATGGAATATCAGGATTTATTGCAATCGGGAATCGTTGACCCGGTAAAAGTTGTTAGAAGTGCTTTACAAAATGCTGCTTCTGCTGTCTCAATGTTTTTGACTACGGAAGTGGTAGTGGCGGAAAAACCGGAAAAAAATAAAAAGGAAGGTCCAATGATGCCAATGCCTGAAGGATTCTAA
- a CDS encoding co-chaperone GroES: MKIKPLSNHILIEPIKGEEKTRAGILLPDTAEKERPEQGKVIAVGPGKKDKKGDFIPLEVKVGNMVLFTEYGPTKIKVEGKEYLIAKDEDILAILE; encoded by the coding sequence ATGAAAATCAAACCATTATCAAATCACATTTTAATTGAACCTATAAAAGGGGAAGAAAAAACCAGGGCCGGAATTTTGCTTCCCGACACCGCTGAAAAAGAAAGGCCAGAGCAAGGCAAGGTCATTGCCGTAGGGCCCGGCAAAAAAGACAAGAAGGGTGATTTTATCCCTCTTGAAGTGAAAGTCGGCAACATGGTTTTATTTACCGAATATGGACCGACTAAAATCAAGGTTGAGGGTAAAGAATACTTAATCGCCAAAGACGAAGATATTTTGGCGATTTTAGAATAA
- the uvrA gene encoding excinuclease ABC subunit UvrA → MAENYIKIRGARVHNLKDINLDIPKDKLVVITGISGSGKSSLAFDTLYAEGQRRYVESLSAYARQFLGVMDKPDVDYIEGISPAISIDQRKASHNPRSTVGTITEIYDYLRLLFARIGKPHCPKCGKPISRQTIDQITEQILNLPKKSEISILGPLVRGKKGEHRGVLEEAQRAGFVRVRVDGVVHRIEEIIDKTLDKNKKHNIEVVVDRLVLDKSLDKSRLIDSLETGLKLGKGIVMVSRKDNDFIFSEHFACEECGLSLSELEPRLFSFNSPFGACPSCQGLGERLEVDPKLVIPNQNLTIAEGAVFPWAFASHKIGRQGYFWSHLQKLAETHKFSLDIPVKELPKKIIDLILQGNADFEGVIPNLERRYHATDSDYTRSEIEQYMVEKQCEICQGKRLKPEILAVTVAGLSLDKIVGTPINKVQEFFESLIKSRNSKLKNSELKIASLIIKEVLNRLQFLIDVGLDYLTLDRKSDTLAGGEEQRIRLATQIGSKLTGVLYILDEPSIGLHARDQGRLIQTLEKLKDLGNTIIIVEHDRQTILQSDWVVDIGPGAGKHGGKIVFQGTPKQLLESRSLTGEYLSGRKTVEVKPQHAVEARPKQILQNYLIVKGAKEHNLKNIDVKMPLAKFVCITGVSGSGKSSLMNDVLARALLKKFYRAKEEPGQHKEILGAEFLNKVVLVDQSPIGRTPRSNPATYTGAFSYIRDLFTKTKEARVRGYRPGRFSFNVKGGRCESCEGQGVKKIEMYFLPDIYIQCSDCKGMRFNKETLSVEYKGKNIAQVLEMTVEEALDFFKNIVGLYEKLKTLNEVGLGYIQLGQPAPSLSGGEAQRVKLATELSRKATGKSLYILDEPTTGLHFDDIKKLIQVLKGLVEKGNTVVTIEHNLDFIKNADWIIDLGPEGGEKGGYIIAEGIPSEIAKSKKSYTGRYLKQG, encoded by the coding sequence ATGGCTGAAAATTACATTAAAATACGCGGAGCAAGAGTGCACAACTTAAAAGATATCAACCTTGATATCCCGAAAGACAAGCTGGTGGTCATTACCGGCATTTCAGGCTCTGGCAAGTCTTCTTTAGCTTTTGATACTCTATACGCTGAGGGCCAGAGAAGATATGTTGAATCTCTTTCTGCTTATGCCAGGCAGTTTCTGGGAGTTATGGATAAGCCAGACGTCGATTATATCGAAGGCATTAGTCCGGCAATTTCAATCGATCAGAGAAAAGCTTCCCATAATCCTCGTTCAACTGTGGGTACGATAACAGAGATATATGATTATCTCCGGCTTTTGTTTGCCAGAATTGGTAAGCCCCATTGTCCAAAATGTGGCAAGCCAATCAGTCGGCAGACAATAGATCAGATCACAGAGCAGATTCTGAATCTTCCAAAGAAAAGCGAGATTAGTATTCTCGGCCCTTTGGTCAGGGGCAAGAAAGGAGAGCACAGGGGAGTTCTGGAAGAGGCGCAGAGAGCAGGTTTTGTCAGGGTCAGGGTAGATGGTGTTGTTCATCGTATTGAAGAGATTATTGATAAAACCTTGGACAAAAATAAAAAGCATAATATCGAAGTGGTTGTTGATAGATTGGTTTTAGACAAGAGTTTGGATAAATCAAGATTAATTGATTCCTTGGAAACAGGTTTGAAATTGGGGAAAGGCATAGTAATGGTAAGCCGAAAAGACAATGATTTTATTTTTTCCGAGCATTTTGCCTGCGAAGAGTGCGGGCTTTCTTTGTCGGAACTTGAGCCGAGATTGTTTTCTTTCAATTCTCCTTTCGGCGCTTGCCCTTCCTGCCAGGGGTTGGGGGAAAGGCTGGAAGTTGATCCAAAGCTCGTCATACCAAACCAAAACTTAACGATTGCCGAAGGAGCTGTATTCCCTTGGGCTTTTGCTTCTCATAAAATCGGCAGGCAGGGGTATTTCTGGTCCCATCTGCAAAAGCTGGCAGAAACGCATAAATTTTCTTTAGATATTCCGGTCAAAGAACTGCCAAAGAAAATCATTGATTTGATATTGCAGGGTAATGCTGACTTTGAAGGAGTGATTCCTAATTTGGAAAGGAGATATCATGCAACGGATTCCGATTACACCAGAAGCGAAATAGAACAGTACATGGTTGAAAAGCAGTGCGAAATATGCCAGGGCAAGAGATTGAAGCCGGAAATATTGGCTGTTACAGTAGCTGGTTTGTCTCTTGATAAGATTGTTGGTACGCCGATTAATAAGGTCCAGGAGTTTTTTGAAAGTTTAATCAAAAGCCGTAATTCTAAATTAAAAAACAGCGAATTGAAAATCGCTTCTCTCATTATCAAAGAGGTTTTAAACCGGTTGCAGTTTTTAATTGATGTTGGCTTGGATTATCTGACTTTGGACAGGAAATCAGACACTTTGGCAGGGGGCGAAGAACAGAGGATAAGGCTGGCCACGCAAATAGGTTCAAAACTGACAGGAGTACTTTATATATTAGACGAGCCTTCAATTGGGCTACATGCCAGAGATCAGGGCCGTTTGATTCAGACTTTGGAAAAGCTCAAGGATTTAGGCAATACGATTATTATTGTCGAACACGACCGCCAGACTATTTTGCAGAGCGACTGGGTGGTTGATATTGGGCCGGGAGCCGGCAAACACGGCGGCAAGATCGTTTTCCAGGGTACGCCAAAACAATTGTTGGAATCACGTTCTTTGACCGGCGAGTATCTTTCCGGAAGAAAAACCGTTGAGGTTAAACCTCAACATGCTGTTGAGGCCAGGCCTAAACAAATCCTGCAAAATTATTTAATTGTTAAGGGGGCAAAAGAGCATAATTTAAAGAATATTGACGTGAAAATGCCTTTAGCTAAGTTCGTTTGTATTACCGGAGTTTCAGGATCCGGCAAAAGCAGTTTGATGAACGACGTTCTGGCCCGCGCCCTGTTAAAAAAGTTTTATAGGGCCAAAGAAGAGCCGGGGCAACACAAAGAAATTCTGGGAGCCGAATTTTTAAATAAAGTAGTTTTAGTTGACCAGTCGCCGATAGGCAGAACTCCCAGGTCAAATCCTGCCACTTACACAGGCGCTTTTTCATACATTCGGGATTTGTTTACCAAGACCAAAGAAGCGAGAGTCAGGGGGTACAGACCCGGCCGTTTCAGCTTTAACGTTAAAGGAGGAAGATGCGAAAGCTGCGAAGGCCAGGGAGTGAAAAAGATAGAAATGTACTTTTTGCCTGACATATATATACAGTGTTCAGATTGCAAAGGTATGAGATTTAATAAGGAAACTTTGTCAGTTGAATATAAAGGAAAAAACATTGCCCAGGTTCTTGAAATGACGGTAGAAGAAGCTTTGGACTTTTTCAAAAATATCGTTGGTCTTTATGAGAAATTGAAAACTTTGAACGAAGTCGGCTTGGGCTATATTCAGTTGGGACAGCCAGCTCCCTCGCTCTCTGGAGGAGAAGCACAGAGAGTGAAACTAGCTACCGAGCTTTCCAGAAAAGCGACAGGCAAGAGCTTGTATATTCTGGACGAGCCGACCACCGGTCTTCATTTTGACGACATTAAAAAACTGATACAGGTTTTAAAAGGCCTGGTTGAAAAGGGAAATACAGTTGTAACAATCGAGCATAATCTGGATTTTATTAAGAATGCTGATTGGATTATTGATTTGGGGCCGGAAGGAGGCGAAAAGGGAGGATACATTATTGCTGAGGGTATTCCTTCTGAAATTGCCAAGAGTAAAAAGAGCTATACCGGCAGATATTTAAAGCAAGGATAA